The Mustelus asterias unplaced genomic scaffold, sMusAst1.hap1.1 HAP1_SCAFFOLD_84, whole genome shotgun sequence genome includes a region encoding these proteins:
- the LOC144483886 gene encoding uncharacterized protein LOC144483886 — protein sequence MEKPWKCVDCGKRYRAPSLLEAHRRSHTGERPFTCSQCEKGFIQLSTLRTHERVHTGEKPFTCSQCGEGFTCSSNLRTHQRVHTGERPFTCSQCGKGFTCLSTLRTHQRVHTGERPFTCSQCGKGFTCSSNLRTHQRVHTGERPFTCSQCGKGFTCLSTLRTHQQVHTGERPFTCSQCGKGFTCLSTLRTHQRVHTGERPFTCSQCGKGFTCSSNLRTHQRVHTGERPFTCSQCGKGFTCLSTLRTHQQVHTGERPFTCSQCGKGFTRLSNLQTHQRVHTGEKPFTCSQCGKGFTWLSNLQAHQRVHTGERPFTCSQCGKGFTQLSHLQRHQHVHTGERPFTCSQCGKGFTRLFHLQAHQRVHTGERPFTCSQCGEGFTQSSSLRAHQRVHTGERPFTCSQCGKGFRVSSRLLRHQRVHDGERPFTCSQCGRGFTQSNSLHIHQRTHTEERPFNCSQCGKGFSASSHLLKHQRIHTGERPFTCSVCGKGFTQSSNLALHQRIHTGERPFTCSQCGKRFAQSATLFTHQRIHTDERPFKCPDCGKCFKNSVNLHYHQRVHTDEKPFRCSHCGTGFKQSSQLTVHQRTHTGERPFTCSQCGNGFAHSSTLLTHQRIHTGEKPFTCSKCGKGFSQSSNLLRHQRVHNGEKPFICLECGKGFAHSSSLQTHKRVHTGEWPFTCPECGKGFTSSSHLETHKRVHSGEKPFTCSDCGKGFSESSNLLMHQRVHTGERPFICPECGKGFSNSSNLQRHQRIHTRERLFSCSECGKGFTDSSYLLIHQRVHTGERPFTCSECGKHFPYASNLQRHRRLHTGERPFTCSYCGKTFTQSSHLQIHQRVHTGERPFTCSQCGKGFSNSSNLRTHQRVHTGERPDSCSTCEKDTIDHLIG from the exons atggagaaaccatggaaatgtgtggactgtgggaagagatacagagccccatctctgctggaagctcatcggcgcagccacactggggagagaccattcacctgctctcagtgtgagaagggattcattcagttatctaccctgcggacacacgagcgagttcacactggggagaagccattcacctgctctcagtgtggggagggattcacttgttcatccaacctgcggacacaccagcgagttcacactggagagaggccattcacctgctctcagtgtgggaagggattcacttgtttatccaccctgcggacacaccagcgagttcacactggggagaggccattcacctgctctcagtgtgggaagggattcacttgttcatccaacctgcggacacaccagcgagttcacactggggagaggccgttcacctgctctcaatgtgggaagggattcacttgtttatccaccctgcggacacaccagcaagttcacactggggagagaccattcacctgctctcagtgtgggaagggattcacttgtttatccaccctgcggacacaccagcgagttcacactggggagaggccattcacctgctctcagtgtgggaagggattcacttgttcatccaacctgcggacacaccagcgagttcacactggggagaggccgttcacctgctctcaatgtgggaagggattcacttgtttatccaccctgcggacacaccagcaagttcacactggggagagaccattcacctgctctcagtgtgggaagggattcactcggttatccaacctgcagacacaccagcgagttcacactggggagaaaccattcacctgctctcagtgtgggaagggattcacttggttatccaacttgcaggcacaccagcgagttcacactggggagagaccgttcacctgctctcagtgtgggaagggattcactcagttatcccacctgcagagacaccagcacgttcacactggggagagaccgttcacctgctctcagtgtgggaagggattcactcggttattccacctgcaggcacaccagcgagttcacactggggagagaccattcacctgctctcagtgtggggagggattcactcagtcatccagcctgcgggcacaccagcgagttcacactggggagaggccgtttacctgctctcagtgtgggaagggattcagagtttcatcccggctgctgagacaccagcgagttcacga tggggagagaccattcacctgctcccagtgtgggaggggattcactcagtcaaacagcttacatatacaccagagaactcacactgaagagagaccattcaactgctcccagtgtgggaaaggattcagtgcctcatcccatctgctgaaacatcagcgaatccacactggggaaaggccgttcacctgctctgtgtgtgggaagggattcactcagtcttccaACCTCGcattacaccagcgaattcacactggggagaggccattcacttgctcccagtgtgggaagagatttgctcAGTCAGCCACCCTCTTcacacaccagcggattcacactgatgagagaccttttaaatgtccagactgtgggaaatgCTTTAAAAATTCTGTAAATCTGCAttaccatcaacgtgttcacactgatgagaaaccattcaggtgctctcactgtgggactgggttcaagcaatcatctcaactcactgtacaccagcgcactcacactggggagagaccgttcacctgctcccagtgtgggaatggatttgctcactcatccactctgctgacacaccagcgaattcacaccggggagaagccattcacttgttccaagtgtggaaagggattcagtcagtcatccaatctgctgagacaccagcgagttcacaa TGGGGAAAA gccgttcatttgtttggagtgtgggaagggatttgctcattcatcctccctgcagacacacaaacgagttcacacaggggagtggccattcacctgccccgagtgcgggaaaggattcaCAAGTTCATCCCACCTGgagacacacaagcgagttcacagcggggagaagccattcacctgctccgattgtgggaagggattcagtgaatcatccaacttgctgatgcaccagcgag ttcacaccggggagaggccattcatctgccctgagtgtgggaaaggattcagtaattcatccaacctgcagagacaccagcgaattcacaccagggagagactgttcagctgctccgagtgtgggaagggattcactgattcatcctatctgctgatacatcagcgagttcacactggggagaggccgttcacctgctccgagtgtgggaagcatTTTCCTTATGCATCAAATCTGCAGAGACACCGACGattgcacactggggagagaccattcacctgctcctattgtgggaaaacattcactcagtcatcccacctgcagatacatcagcgggttcacactggagagagaccattcacctgctctcagtgtgggaaaggattcagtaattcatccaacctgcggacacaccagcgagttcacactggggagagaccagacTCCTGTTCCACATGTGAGAAGGATACAATCGATCATCTAATTGGctga
- the LOC144483913 gene encoding uncharacterized protein LOC144483913 — MAKQWKCGDCGKGFKYPSRLETHQHSHTGLRPFTCSQCGKGFSDSSSLRIHQRVHTKERPFTCTMCGKGFTQLSNLQTHQRVHSGERPFTCSQCGKGFTQLSHLQRHQRVHTGEKPFTCSKCGKCFTRSSSLWTHQQVHTGVRPFNGTKCGNEYTQSSHLLTHKVTQTNERPFKCSDCGSGFKRSQELMSHQRIHTEERPFSCYHCSKRFKTSSNLRVHQRIHTGEKPFTCSHCGKGFSDSSTLQTHQRVHTGQRPFTCFVCGQRFAQSSALLRHKVTHTNERPFRCADCGRGFKSSQVLMIHQRIHTEERPYSCSHCTKRFRTSSALRTHQRVHTGERPFTCSDCGKGFTQSSALLRHQRVHK; from the coding sequence ATGGCGAAacaatggaaatgtggggactgtgggaaggggttTAAGTacccatccagactggaaactcatcagcacagtcacactgggttgaggccattcacctgctctcagtgtgggaagggattcagtgattcatccagcctgcggatacaccagcgagttcacaccaaggagagaccgttcacttgcacaatgtgtgggaagggattcactcagttgtccaatctgcagacacaccagcgtgttcattctggggagaggccattcacctgctctcagtgtgggaagggattcactcagttatcccacttgcagagacaccagcgagttcacacaggtgagaaaccgttcacctgctccaaatgtgggaaatGTTTCACGCGGTCATCCAGCCTGTggacacaccagcaggttcacactgggGTCAGGCCATTCAACGGCACCAAGTGTGGGAATGAGtacactcagtcatcccacctgctgacgcacaaagtcactcaaaccaatgagagaccctttaaatgctctgactgtgggagtggtttcaaaaggtctcaggaactgatgtcccaccagcgcattcacactgaggagagaccgttcagctgctatcactgctcaaagagattcaAAACATCATCAAACCTACGGGTGCACCAGcgaattcatactggggagaaaccattcacctgttctcactgtgggaaggggttcagtgattcatccaccttgcagacacaccaacgagttcacactgggcagaggccattcacctgctttgtGTGTGGACAGCGTTTCGCTCAGTCATCcgccctgctgagacacaaagtcactcacaccaatgagagaccctttagaTGCGCCGATTGTGGGCGTGGATTCAAAAGCTCCCAGGTactgatgattcaccagcgcattcacactgaagagagaccatacagctgctctcactgcacaaagaggtttagaacatcatccgccctgcggacacaccagcgagttcacactggggagagaccattcacctgctctgactgtgggaagggattcactcagtcatctgccctgctgagacaccagcgagttcacaagtga
- the LOC144483877 gene encoding uncharacterized protein LOC144483877, with product MEKPWKCADCGKRYRAPSQLEAHRRSHTGERPFTCSQCGKGFTRLSNLRNHQRVHSGERPFTCSQCGKGFTQSSSLQSHQRVHTGERPFTCSQCGEGFSHLSTLRTHQRVHTGERPFTCSVCGEGFTCSSSLLRHQRVHTGERPFTCSQCGKGFCDPSSLLRHQRVHTGERPFTCSQCEKRFTRLYTLRTHQRVHTGQKPFTCSQCGKGFRVSSQLLRHQRVHE from the coding sequence atggagaaaccatggaaatgtgcggactgtgggaagagatacagagccccatcacagctggaagctcatcggcgcagccacactggggagagaccattcacctgctctcagtgtgggaagggattcactcggttatccaacctgcggaatcatcagcgagttcacagtggggagagaccgttcacctgctctcagtgtgggaagggattcactcagtcatccagcctgcagtcacaccagcgagttcacactggggagaggccattcacctgctctcagtgtggggagggattcagtcatttatccaccctgcgcactcaccagcgagttcacactggggagaggccattcacctgctctgtgtgtggggagggattcacttgttcatccagcctgctgagacaccagcgagttcacactggggagaggccgttcacctgctctcagtgtgggaagggattctgtgatccatccagcctgctgagacaccagcgagttcacactggggagaggccgttcacctgctctcaatgtgagaagagattcactcgattatacaccctgcggacacaccagcgagttcacactggacagaagccgttcacctgctctcagtgtgggaagggattcagagtttcatcccagctgctgcgacaccaacgagttcacgagtga